One Cervus canadensis isolate Bull #8, Minnesota chromosome 12, ASM1932006v1, whole genome shotgun sequence DNA window includes the following coding sequences:
- the TNFRSF11B gene encoding tumor necrosis factor receptor superfamily member 11B, with the protein MNKLLCCALLFLDISIKWTTQETFPPKYLHYDPESSRQLMCDKCPPGTFLKQPCTGRRKTVCAPCPDHYYTDTWHTSDECLYCSPVCKELQYVKQECNRTHNRVCECEEGRYLELEFCLKHRSCPPGFGVLHPGTPERNTVCKRCPDGFFSNETSSKAPCRKHTNCSAFGLLLTQKGNATHDNICSGSSESLTHKCGIDMTLCEEAFFRFAVPTKLTPNWLSVLVDNLPGTKVNAESVERIKRRHNSREQTFQLLKLWKHQNKDQDMVKKIIQDINLCENTVRRHIGHMNLTFEQLLKLMESLPGKKVTTEDIEKTVKTCKSSEQLLKLLSLWRIKNGDQDTRKGLLHALKHLKTYHFPKTVTQSLKKTIRFLHSFTMYRLYRKLFLGMIGNQVHSLKISCL; encoded by the exons ATGAACAAGTTGCTGTGCTGCGCGCTCCTG TTCCTAGACATCTCCATTAAATGGACCACCCAGGAAACCTTTCCTCCAAAGTACCTTCATTATGACCCCGAGAGCTCTCGCCAGCTGATGTGTGACAAATGTCCGCCCGGCACCTTCCTGAAACAGCCCTGCACGGGCAGGCGGAAGACCGTGTGCGCCCCCTGTCCCGACCACTACTACACGGACACGTGGCACACCAGTGACGAGTGTCTGTACTGCAGCCCCGTGTGCAAGGAGCTGCAGTACGTCAAGCAGGAGTGCAACCGCACCCACAACCGCGTGTGTGAATGTGAGGAGGGGCGCTACCTGGAGCTGGAGTTCTGCTTGAAGCACAGGAGCTGCCCCCCTGGGTTTGGAGTGCTACACCCGG GAACCCCGGAGCGAAATACAGTTTGCAAAAGATGTCCAGATGGGTTCTTCTCGAATGAGACATCATCCAAAGCGCCCTGTAGAAAACACACGAATTGCAGTGCATTTGGGCTCCTTCTAACTCAGAAAGGAAATGCAACGCATGACAATATATGTTCTGGTAGCAGCGAATCATTGACTCACAAATGTGGAATAG ACATGACCCTGTGTGAGGAGGCATTCTTCAGGTTTGCTGTTCCGACAAAGCTTACCCCGAACTGGCTCAGTGTCCTGGTAGACAATCTGCCTGGCACCAAAGTAAACGCAGAGAGCGTAGAGAGGATAAAACGGCGACACAACTCACGAGAACAGACTTTCCAGCTGCTGAAGTTATGGAAGCATCAAAACAAAGACCAAGATATGGTCAAGAAGATCATCCAAG ATATCAACCTCTGTGAAAACACCGTGCGGAGGCACATTGGACACATGAACCTCACCTTTGAGCAGCTTTTAAAGTTGATGGAAAGCTTGCCGGGGAAGAAAGTGACGACAGAAGACATTGAGAAAACAGTGAAGACGTGCAAGTCAAGTGAGCAACTCCTGAAGCTGCTCAGCCTGTGGAGGATAAAAAATGGCGACCAGGACACCCGCAAGGGCCTGCTGCACGCCCTAAAGCACTTGAAGACGTACCACTTCCCCAAGACTGTCACGCAGAGTCTGAAGAAGACCATCCGGTTCCTTCACAGCTTCACCATGTACAGGTTATATCGGAAGCTATTTTTAGGAATGATAGGAAATCAGGTCCATTCATTAAAGATAAGCTGCTTATAA